From Juglans regia cultivar Chandler chromosome 8, Walnut 2.0, whole genome shotgun sequence, the proteins below share one genomic window:
- the LOC108997736 gene encoding receptor-like protein 7, which translates to MRIPVLLSWLFFMPICLLSISFYVPMVCGKCLSNQKFLLLQLKNSLIFDNALSTKLVHWNKSIDCCSWEGVTCNKGRVIGLDLTNDSISCRLDNSSSLFKLEYLQNLNLAYNNFSSSEIPSEINKLSNLVYLNLSNTGFEGQIPITISHLKGLVSLDLRAQLMTYGYFMLMLENPNLNMLVQNLSKLTELYLDGVDISMHGYEWGPTLSFSLPNLRVLSLSSCNLLGPFDPSLANLESLSVIDISNNRLCAPIPDFFADFKNLTTLDFSDNLLNGKFPERIFQIPSLKKVDLSKNQELEGFFPDFPLNGSLQTLLLSVTKFSGSLPYSIGNLKLLSELDLSYCNFSGEIPKSMANLTELFHLELSMNRFNGSIPSLSMSKNLRRIILQDNDLTGQITSTQWVDLLNLEALDLSYNSLEGSIPVSLFSLPSLQELSLQNNRFSGQLDEFSTAPSYLLSRLDLSHNNLEGKIPMSLFKIPSLVELDLSSNNLNGSWQFSMTQKLKHLTSLDLSYNDLSIEFSGINFSLFSFPKFSTLRLASNKLKIFPYFLRNQSALNNLDLSNCQIDGQLPHWIWEFTTLTRLNLSNNYLMTLERPFLNDSFMEVVDLSSNKLQGQLPRFLLRSAKYLDLSRNNFHSSIPTSMGNIVFLFLSSNKFYGSIPESICNATHLCALDLSNNFLSGMVPHCLPKMSRTRRFGDDVTKLGVLNLTQNNLSGKIPDTFQSNCGLQTLDLAENQLEGKLPKSLSKCKYLEFLDIENNNIEDAFPCYLRNISTLRVLVLRSNKFHGPIDCMESINATWPMLQIINLASNNFSGKLTEKSFGVLKAFMADKDEAELELIHQEFTMYYPWYHFDYQDKLKIIAKGVSLNLVKILTVFTILDLSCNNFDGPLPKEIGKFKSLYVLNLSHNGFTGNIPQSWGELSNLESLDLSSNKLTGEIPVQLADGLIFLSVLNLSFNQLSGKIPEIKQFATFPISSYKGNIGLCGLPLEEHCTGDGPGFSTPTSEESDSNSGIGIDWNFLSVELGFIFGFAIAVGPLMFWKRWRMCYYKHADDIFFKIFPRLYITIENRRRQSHMNHRRRAHRNQGRSHE; encoded by the coding sequence ATGAGAATTCCAGTACTCCTTTCATGGCTTTTCTTCATGCCCATATGCTTACTTTCTATCAGCTTCTATGTTCCTATGGTTTGCGGCAAATGTCTTAGCAATCAGAAATTCTTGTTGCTCCAATTGAAGAATAGCCTCATTTTTGACAATGCTCTGTCCACAAAACTTGTGCACTGGAACAAAAGCATCGATTGTTGCTCATGGGAAGGCGTGACCTGCAACAAGGGACGTGTTATTGGTCTCGACCTCACCAATGACTCTATCTCATGTCGACTTGACAATTCAAGCAGCCTGTTCAAGCTTGAATATCTTCAGAATCTGAATTTAGCATACAACAATTTCAGCAGTTCTGAGATTCCTTCAGAAATTAACAAATTGTCGAATTTGGTTTATTTAAACCTTTCGAATACTGGGTTTGAAGGACAAATTCCAATTACAATTTCGCATTTAAAAGGATTGGTTAGTCTCGATTTAAGAGCTCAGTTGATGACCTACGGCTACTTTATGTTGATGCTTGAGAATCCAAATCTAAATATGCTTGTTCAAAACCTTTCCAAGCTTACGGAACTTTATCTCGATGGTGTGGATATATCGATGCATGGGTATGAGTGGGGCCCAACATTATCATTTTCACTACCAAATCTAAGAGTGTTGAGCTTGTCAAGTTGTAATCTGTTAGGGCCTTTTGATCCGTCCTTGGCGAATCTTGAATCCCTCTCTGTTATTGATATAAGCAATAATAGATTATGTGCTCCGATTCCTGATTTTTTTGCAGACTTCAAAAATTTGACAACCTTGGATTTCAGTGACAATTTGTTGAATGGCAAATTTCCAGAAAGGATCTTTCAAATTCCGTCATTGAAAAAGGTTGACCTGTCAAAAAATCAAGAACTTGAAGGTTTCTTTCCAGATTTTCCTTTGAATGGATCTCTTCAAACCCTACTCCTTAGCGTTACAAAGTTTTCAGGGTCATTACCATATTCTATTGGGAATCTCAAATTATTGTCTGAACTCGATCTTTCTTATTGCAATTTCAGTGGAGAAATTCCAAAATCAATGGCAAATCTAACCGAATTGTTTCATTTGGAGTTGTCAATGAATAGATTCAATGGATCAATTCCATCATTAAGCATGAGCAAGAATCTGAGAAGAATAATCCTTCAAGACAATGATTTAACAGGTCAGATTACTTCCACTCAATGGGTAGATCTTTTGAATTTGGAGGCTCTTGATTTGAGTTACAATTCACTAGAAGGGAGTATTCCAgtttctcttttttcccttcCATCATTGCAAGAATTATCCCTTCAAAACAATCGATTTTCTGGCCAACTTGATGAATTTTCAACTGCTCCTTCTTACCTATTGAGTCGTCTTGATTTAAGTCACAACAACTTGGAAGGGAAAATTCCCATGTCTCTGTTCAAAATACCTTCTCTTGTGGAGCTTGATCTTTCTTCGAATAACTTAAATGGCTCTTGGCAGTTTAGCATGACTCAAAAATTAAAGCATCTTACCTCTCTTGATCTTTCATACAATGATCTCTCAATTGAATTTAGTGGaattaatttttcactattcTCTTTTCCCAAGTTTTCAACTTTGAGATTGGCTTCTAAcaagttgaaaatatttccatatTTCTTGCGAAACCAATCTGCCTTAAACAATCTAGACCTTTCAAACTGCCAAATTGATGGACAATTACCACACTGGATTTGGGAATTTACTACACTGACCCGCTTAAATCTCTCCAATAACTACTTGATGACTCTAGAAAGACCTTTTCTCAATGATTCCTTCATGGAGGTGGTGGATCTAAGCTCCAACAAACTCCAAGGGCAACTCCCAAGATTTCTCCTACGTTCTGCTAAATACTTGGATTTATCCAGGAATAATTTCCACTCGAGTATACCAACTAGCATGGGTaatattgttttcctttttctttcgaGCAATAAATTTTATGGGAGTATACCGGAATCAATATGCAATGCTACACATCTATGTGCTCTGGATTTATCTAACAATTTCTTGAGTGGTATGGTTCCCCATTGCTTACCTAAGATGAGCCGGACTAGACGTTTTGGGGATGACGTAACTAAACTAGGGGTGCTGAATTTAACGCAAAACAATCTCTCGGGCAAAATTCCTGATACGTTTCAAAGCAATTGTGGTTTGCAAACTTTAGATCTTGCTGAAAACCAATTAGAAGGAAAGTTGCCAAAATCTTTGTCCAAGTGCAAATATTTGGAGTTCCTGGACATCGAGAATAACAACATTGAGGATGCTTTCCCATGTTACTTGAGGAATATATCCACGTTGCGTGTCCTTGTTTTGCGATCAAACAAGTTCCATGGACCTATTGATTGTATGGAGTCTATTAATGCCACTTGGCCAATGCTTCAAATTATAAACTTAGCTTCAAACAATTTTAGTGGTAAGCTGACAGAAAAGTCCTTCGGCGTCTTGAAGGCATTTATGGCAGATAAAGATGAGGCAGAACTAGAGCTCATTCATCAAGAGTTTACGATGTATTACCCATGGTATCATTTTGATTATCAAGATAAGCTGAAAATTATTGCCAAAGGTGTATCTCTGAATCTGGTGAAGATACTAACCGTTTTCACCATCCTTGACCTTTCATGCAACAACTTTGATGGGCCTCTACCCAAAGAAATTGGTAAATTCAAATCACTATATGTCCTCAACTTGTCTCATAATGGTTTCACAGGCAATATTCCACAATCTTGGGGAGAATTAAGTAATCTTGAGTCACTAGACTTGTCAAGCAATAAGCTTACTGGTGAGATTCCTGTTCAACTTGCTGATGGTCTAATTTTTCTGTCTGTCCTCAATCTTTCGTTCAATCAATTGTCGGGAAAAATTCCAGAAATCAAGCAATTTGCAACATTCCCAATATCTTCCTACAAGGGGAACATAGGATTATGTGGCCTTCCTTTGGAAGAACATTGCACAGGTGATGGGcccggattttcaactccaaCATCTGAAGAATCTGACTCGAATTCTGGGATTGGAATTGACTGGAACTTCTTAAGTGTTGAATTgggatttatttttggttttgcaATTGCTGTTGGGCCTCTTATGTTTTGGAAGAGGTGGAGGATGTGCTACTACAAACATgctgatgatatattttttaaaatcttcccTCGGCTATATATTACAATAGAAAACCGTCGAAGGCAATCACACATGAACCACAGAAGAAGAGCTCACAGAAATCAAGGACGGAGCCATGAGTGA